A genomic region of Acidobacteriota bacterium contains the following coding sequences:
- a CDS encoding PD40 domain-containing protein: MSSFAGIASAQVDSVLAQISNSETESFSGGMSGDGRFVVFESRGNIATENPRNSDNNSEIFIFDYAQRRIFQITDTKSVLSDPNGGITFSNVRVEIVNTRPVISNDGRWIAFSSNATIAYPGDGTNPPVISSTNPSNFDGNAYTSPTPTPTPTPSPSPSATPTLGDNPLTRDANLEMWIYEVPAFAPVSDMSTGDEIPITNLAGGTFLRVTNTIPSQLPRAGTATTGAFIADDNHDASISDDGSVIAFASTRDLVAGGNSFPADDNEEIFTFVRSGMPPDPLIGGGGTIRQVTQTPRGIISNPIYNKNPSISGNGVRVTFVSTGDNPIIGMTGGNNPLASRNEEVFFSDLLATGAPGALKKQITVTTPTTAGAPVNIFAIGRRMSRDGRYIAFDSYADLLTPGENSGNNYTSFALYLYDTTTSTFRRIGPRSDADSAASGGDVARYPGFTDTDVNGTPATLLLETRMNIKADGTIPTTESDGLNPDPSRPTQLYSYSLTAAPATATFTRLTKFPVPFSFIASTQALPSNSSRRIAFNLSLTEVGTGNPDLSTEVFYLLTPAVTNVAAVTTTFATGATRIPVSQTVVPTPTPTPTPSPTPTPSPTPTPSPTPTPTGTPTPTPTPSPTPPPNTPPAVHGIAPGMLASLSYQASFDRPVTIRAATGSIKRRFELPIELSGVTLTINGAACGLSYVSRHRIDFVVPPGTPSAVAGTTYPLVINNNGVVMRTTVTIVPARPDIFNIANIPAPGGRARVFNVTNRIHTGEPFNVTTRRIRPFGRTPTVLRVYLTGVATSIRSNTTIRIGTRTTTGTVVTGDATLFDTGIYYIDFTLPPDMEGVGDQPIIVTVTIEGVTFSSRFDDTASFINIL; the protein is encoded by the coding sequence GTGTCGTCATTTGCAGGCATTGCGTCTGCTCAGGTCGATTCGGTGCTTGCTCAGATCTCAAATTCTGAAACTGAATCGTTCTCCGGTGGGATGAGCGGCGACGGCAGGTTTGTTGTCTTTGAATCGCGCGGGAATATTGCGACTGAGAACCCGAGAAATTCGGATAATAATAGCGAAATATTCATATTCGATTATGCTCAGCGCAGAATATTTCAAATTACCGATACTAAGAGCGTTCTCAGTGACCCGAATGGAGGGATCACATTCAGCAACGTCCGTGTTGAAATAGTGAACACCCGTCCGGTAATAAGCAATGACGGAAGATGGATCGCGTTTAGTTCGAACGCTACCATAGCCTATCCAGGCGATGGCACCAATCCTCCGGTTATCAGCTCGACGAACCCAAGCAATTTTGACGGCAACGCTTATACATCTCCAACACCAACGCCTACGCCGACCCCAAGTCCCAGCCCATCTGCAACACCAACTCTTGGCGACAATCCGCTCACTCGTGACGCAAATCTCGAAATGTGGATCTACGAAGTTCCTGCTTTCGCTCCGGTTTCGGATATGTCGACCGGTGATGAAATTCCGATCACGAACTTGGCGGGCGGAACATTCTTGCGTGTCACTAACACGATCCCCAGTCAATTGCCGCGGGCAGGAACGGCAACCACCGGTGCTTTTATTGCTGATGATAATCACGATGCTAGTATCAGCGATGACGGTTCGGTGATCGCATTTGCATCTACCCGTGATCTTGTAGCTGGCGGGAATTCATTTCCTGCAGACGACAATGAAGAGATCTTTACATTTGTTCGCAGCGGGATGCCTCCAGATCCGTTGATCGGAGGCGGGGGTACGATAAGACAGGTTACCCAAACCCCAAGGGGAATAATATCGAATCCGATATATAACAAAAATCCGTCAATCTCCGGGAATGGCGTGCGCGTAACATTTGTCAGTACGGGAGACAATCCGATCATTGGAATGACGGGTGGAAACAATCCGTTGGCTAGCAGAAACGAAGAGGTCTTTTTCTCTGATCTGCTCGCAACCGGTGCCCCCGGAGCATTGAAGAAACAGATCACAGTTACAACGCCAACGACCGCCGGTGCCCCGGTGAATATTTTTGCGATCGGCAGGCGAATGAGCCGCGACGGCAGATACATTGCCTTCGATTCATACGCGGACCTGCTGACACCCGGCGAGAATAGCGGTAACAACTATACTTCGTTCGCCTTGTACCTATACGATACGACCACTAGCACGTTTCGGCGGATCGGACCCAGAAGCGATGCCGACTCTGCGGCTTCGGGCGGCGACGTTGCCCGATATCCTGGATTCACAGATACAGATGTGAACGGAACTCCGGCTACGCTCTTGCTTGAGACAAGAATGAATATTAAGGCCGACGGTACTATCCCGACGACTGAGAGCGACGGTCTAAATCCGGATCCTTCCCGTCCGACGCAATTGTATTCGTATTCCTTAACGGCAGCACCAGCAACTGCCACGTTTACGAGATTAACGAAGTTCCCCGTTCCATTTTCATTCATTGCATCGACTCAGGCTTTGCCGAGTAATTCGTCGCGTCGGATCGCATTCAATTTATCGTTGACCGAAGTCGGTACGGGTAACCCGGATCTTTCAACCGAGGTCTTTTATCTCTTGACTCCGGCCGTGACGAATGTGGCGGCGGTAACGACAACCTTTGCTACCGGTGCTACGCGAATTCCGGTATCGCAGACGGTGGTTCCAACTCCAACGCCGACTCCAACTCCGAGTCCGACTCCAACTCCTAGCCCTACACCAACTCCGTCGCCGACCCCGACTCCAACGGGAACGCCAACGCCGACTCCTACGCCGAGTCCGACGCCGCCTCCCAATACACCGCCAGCGGTGCATGGGATCGCACCCGGAATGCTGGCCTCTCTAAGCTATCAGGCATCGTTTGATCGGCCTGTGACCATTCGGGCGGCAACGGGATCTATCAAACGACGGTTTGAGTTGCCGATCGAATTGAGCGGCGTCACTTTGACTATTAATGGAGCAGCTTGCGGTTTGAGCTACGTTAGTAGACATCGAATTGATTTTGTCGTACCTCCGGGCACACCGTCAGCTGTGGCGGGGACAACTTATCCGCTGGTTATCAATAATAACGGCGTCGTTATGAGAACCACGGTCACGATAGTTCCGGCAAGGCCCGACATCTTTAACATCGCAAATATCCCGGCACCTGGCGGGCGGGCGCGTGTATTTAATGTCACGAACCGAATACACACGGGTGAGCCCTTCAATGTTACAACCCGCCGCATTCGACCCTTCGGCAGAACTCCGACGGTACTTCGTGTGTATCTGACCGGCGTTGCAACGTCGATCAGGTCTAACACGACCATTCGAATAGGAACGAGGACCACGACGGGAACCGTTGTGACAGGTGATGCAACCCTATTTGATACGGGCATTTACTACATTGACTTCACACTTCCTCCGGATATGGAGGGCGTCGGCGATCAACCGATAATTGTGACGGTGACGATCGAGGGCGTCACATTCTCGTCTCGATTTGATGACACGGCATCGTTCATCAATATTCTCTGA
- a CDS encoding branched-chain amino acid transaminase, producing MKISSKVWKNGEFIDWNDAKIHVMSHVVNYGSSVFEGIRCYETSKGSAVFRLTEHMQRLVNSAKIYRMNSAFTRDQFCDAAVELIRISGLEHCYLRPLIVRGLDNDKPSFGVNPFPAPIDSYIATWQWGKYLGEEAIENGIDVCVSSWTRITTNSMPAMAKAGANYMNSQLIKMEAILGGFSEGIALDDRGFVSEGSGENLFIVNGGKLITPPLGASVLPGITRDSVIQIAKELGIEVLESNIQRAALYLADEVFFTGTAAEITPIRSVDRITVGAGKRGPITKVLQEEFFKIIDATRPAPFGAEWLTFVHSTDEKKVAVA from the coding sequence ATGAAGATCTCATCGAAAGTATGGAAGAACGGTGAGTTTATTGATTGGAACGACGCAAAGATACACGTCATGTCGCACGTCGTCAATTACGGTTCCAGCGTATTCGAAGGTATTCGCTGTTACGAGACCTCAAAGGGCTCGGCAGTATTCCGTCTTACGGAACATATGCAGCGTCTCGTCAACTCAGCGAAGATCTACCGTATGAATTCGGCGTTCACTCGGGATCAATTCTGCGACGCCGCTGTCGAGCTGATTCGAATCAGCGGTCTCGAACACTGTTATTTGCGGCCCTTGATCGTACGAGGCCTCGATAACGACAAGCCGTCGTTCGGCGTAAACCCGTTTCCTGCTCCGATCGATTCGTACATTGCAACATGGCAATGGGGCAAGTACCTTGGCGAGGAAGCGATCGAGAACGGCATCGATGTATGTGTGTCGAGTTGGACACGCATCACCACAAATTCAATGCCGGCAATGGCCAAGGCCGGTGCGAACTACATGAATTCGCAGCTTATTAAAATGGAAGCCATCCTTGGCGGCTTTTCAGAAGGCATTGCCCTTGATGACCGAGGTTTTGTTTCCGAGGGATCAGGTGAAAATCTCTTTATCGTAAACGGCGGCAAGCTTATCACACCGCCGCTCGGAGCGTCCGTGTTGCCGGGCATCACCCGCGACTCGGTGATACAGATCGCCAAGGAACTAGGTATCGAAGTATTAGAATCGAACATCCAGCGCGCTGCACTTTATCTGGCTGACGAAGTATTCTTCACCGGCACTGCGGCGGAGATCACACCGATCCGCAGCGTAGACCGCATCACAGTTGGTGCTGGAAAACGTGGGCCAATTACCAAAGTACTTCAGGAAGAATTTTTCAAGATCATCGATGCGACGCGCCCGGCACCGTTTGGTGCTGAGTGGCTGACCTTTGTTCACTCTACGGACGAAAAAAAAGTAGCGGTAGCATAG
- a CDS encoding fused MFS/spermidine synthase: MSEKLVRQGLLDVTVFVCGGVVMTYEIIGSRVLSPFIGASTYVWTSLIGVILGSLSLGYWLGGRMADRKPDLRILASVIFVAGGLISLTVLIKEIALSFVASAPVGIELRSLLASLLLFAPASICLGFVTPYAVKLRMLSLADAGKTVGRLYALSTVGSILGTFLAGFVLIPFIGSVRTLYGLSALLLLLSLLLVPFVISRAKIGVIVVFLFSIVSNEASVMLLRQANDLHDIDTEYSRVQVFRTADPKTGRPIEALATDPYFTQSAMFFDSDEHVFDYSRYYHLTRHFKPDFREVLVIGGAGYSVPKDFLRRYELVNIDVVEIDPQMTQIAERFFKLKDDPRLDITHEDGRTFLRRTEPAKYDAILMDAFGSLFSVPYQLTTVEAVTEMRRALRDDGAVIFNLGSSIEGPASRFLHAELATYRAVFPNVYLFKVNADYADERLQNLIIVATASQVALDLSSADSEIASLLSHAYSTEPRTDAAIITDDLAPVEYYNAIAQNIFLKSLR; encoded by the coding sequence ATGTCTGAAAAACTTGTTCGTCAGGGATTGCTCGATGTCACCGTATTCGTATGCGGCGGCGTAGTAATGACCTATGAGATCATTGGCTCGCGAGTACTGTCACCATTTATTGGAGCGTCGACATATGTTTGGACGAGCCTGATCGGTGTCATACTTGGCAGTCTCAGTCTCGGTTATTGGCTCGGCGGCCGCATGGCCGATCGAAAGCCTGATCTTCGAATCCTTGCGTCTGTGATCTTCGTGGCGGGCGGACTTATTTCACTGACGGTCTTGATCAAAGAGATCGCGTTGTCATTTGTCGCCTCAGCACCCGTCGGCATTGAGCTTCGGTCATTACTAGCTTCACTTTTGCTTTTCGCACCGGCCAGTATTTGTCTAGGTTTTGTCACTCCTTATGCGGTGAAATTGCGAATGCTATCGCTCGCCGACGCCGGAAAAACTGTCGGCAGACTATATGCCCTTTCGACAGTTGGAAGCATTCTGGGCACGTTCCTGGCGGGCTTTGTTCTTATACCTTTCATCGGCAGTGTACGGACGTTATACGGCCTTTCCGCATTGCTTCTGTTACTATCGCTGCTCCTTGTGCCATTTGTGATCTCGCGGGCAAAGATCGGTGTGATTGTGGTCTTTCTATTTTCGATCGTCTCAAACGAAGCGAGCGTGATGCTTTTGCGGCAAGCAAATGACCTGCACGATATCGATACCGAATATAGCCGCGTACAAGTTTTTCGCACGGCCGACCCAAAGACGGGCCGTCCGATCGAGGCTCTCGCTACGGACCCGTATTTTACTCAATCGGCGATGTTTTTCGACAGCGACGAACACGTATTTGATTACAGCCGATATTATCATTTGACAAGGCATTTCAAGCCCGATTTCCGAGAAGTTCTGGTGATCGGCGGAGCCGGATATTCTGTGCCGAAGGACTTTTTGCGGCGTTATGAACTAGTAAATATCGACGTTGTCGAGATCGATCCGCAGATGACGCAGATCGCAGAACGGTTTTTCAAATTGAAAGATGACCCTCGGCTCGACATCACTCATGAGGACGGCCGTACCTTCCTTCGAAGGACCGAACCGGCCAAGTATGATGCGATCTTGATGGACGCTTTCGGTTCGCTTTTCTCAGTTCCATATCAACTTACGACCGTCGAAGCCGTTACCGAAATGCGTCGGGCTCTCCGCGACGACGGTGCCGTCATATTCAACCTTGGCTCATCGATCGAAGGGCCCGCGAGTCGATTTTTACACGCAGAACTCGCCACCTATCGCGCGGTCTTTCCCAATGTTTACCTGTTCAAGGTGAATGCCGACTACGCCGACGAACGGCTTCAGAACCTAATTATCGTCGCGACAGCTTCGCAGGTCGCACTGGATCTCTCAAGCGCGGATTCCGAGATCGCTTCCCTGTTGTCGCACGCTTACTCGACCGAGCCGCGAACGGACGCCGCGATCATAACCGATGACCTCGCCCCGGTCGAATACTACAACGCGATCGCACAAAACATCTTCTTAAAGTCACTTCGATGA
- a CDS encoding LPS-assembly protein LptD yields MANPITDTPNINPISPERNIAAPKPKKKASIEPEGGDGEVVVYSDRQSVAGEGGKRIVTHEGNVDVRYGIYRLQAEKVVIYQAENKMEATGSVIFDQGEDQRITGAKAVWNYKTKLGVFEDSTGFTNQTDDGTVIYFTAERVEKTALNVIVVYKGEFTACDEATPKWSFTSSKATITLNDKVKLRNAKFRIKGVPLMVVPYATVPIKQRDRSSGFLTPTVGYSQVKGFTLSGAYFLTLGRSADVTFRTDIYSGRGVGYGLDVRTRANSRSYFDFGFFAVKDRIFGAKADAEHPDQGGSIVYAQGVHYFSNGFTASADIRLTSNLDFRQVFTEGIQQIISPIEVSQVYVNKSWNNYTLNFLARSQVISIPNVRVKTRNLPSVSFEKRPSRLSFLDNVYFSFKTSLDGVSRREDVDDRTLYTQMTGSNPTITPALGQRFDIYPQITVPFRTKYFNFTATAAARVTYYSNSFDDMRRVIGRDVIRKYGQFEFDVRPVALARNFYGKNKAFRFRHVIEPFLTYRYVKGIDNFNKIIRFDYIDTATDTNEIEYGVTNRFYTRKYGEAVTDDARKALAEKSVGEPNALSVQPYEIFSLTIRGKYFFDKTFGGAFNQGRRNQIEPITALSFYSFGGVPRRFSPLSIDATYRPQKTIFASTRIDVGLQGDGVRAISATLGYDRKLFKLFQTFYYTRAVTLIPSLAQYANVAGNEPGTLRGAQWSPSIFIGSRDRGPYGGASLFFDLENRRAAGLTPLISSLYTVGYAYDCCSLALQYSTFNIGVRQENRLTFSFRLNGIGTVGTEQFGQGLR; encoded by the coding sequence GTGGCGAACCCGATCACCGATACCCCGAACATTAATCCGATCTCGCCTGAACGAAACATAGCGGCACCAAAACCCAAAAAGAAAGCGAGTATCGAGCCCGAAGGCGGCGACGGCGAGGTCGTGGTCTATTCCGACCGTCAATCGGTCGCGGGCGAAGGCGGAAAGCGTATCGTCACGCATGAAGGAAACGTTGACGTTCGCTACGGGATCTACCGTCTCCAGGCAGAGAAAGTGGTGATTTATCAGGCCGAAAATAAGATGGAGGCCACCGGCAGCGTCATCTTTGATCAGGGCGAAGACCAACGGATCACGGGTGCCAAAGCGGTGTGGAATTACAAGACAAAGCTCGGAGTGTTCGAAGATTCGACCGGTTTTACAAACCAGACCGACGACGGCACCGTAATATATTTCACTGCAGAACGAGTCGAGAAGACCGCTCTCAATGTGATCGTCGTTTACAAGGGCGAGTTCACCGCTTGCGACGAAGCGACGCCGAAATGGAGTTTTACGTCGTCAAAGGCAACGATCACTCTGAACGATAAAGTGAAGTTGAGAAACGCGAAATTCCGCATAAAGGGAGTTCCGCTCATGGTCGTGCCGTATGCAACGGTACCGATCAAACAGCGCGACCGGAGTTCCGGGTTTCTTACACCGACCGTAGGCTATTCACAGGTAAAGGGTTTTACTCTTTCTGGGGCGTATTTTTTGACGCTCGGCAGGTCGGCGGACGTTACATTTCGCACAGATATCTATAGCGGTCGCGGTGTCGGTTACGGGCTCGACGTCAGGACGCGTGCGAACTCGCGTTCGTATTTCGACTTCGGCTTTTTTGCGGTTAAGGACCGCATCTTTGGTGCAAAGGCCGATGCTGAGCATCCGGACCAGGGCGGTTCGATCGTATACGCACAGGGTGTGCATTATTTCTCGAACGGATTTACCGCATCTGCGGACATTCGTCTGACCTCAAATCTTGATTTCCGGCAGGTCTTTACGGAAGGGATCCAACAGATCATCTCGCCGATCGAAGTTTCGCAGGTCTATGTCAATAAAAGCTGGAATAATTACACGCTCAATTTTCTCGCCCGTTCTCAGGTGATATCGATCCCGAACGTTCGGGTGAAAACGCGAAATTTGCCTAGTGTCAGCTTTGAAAAGCGGCCCTCGAGACTTTCGTTCCTAGATAACGTTTATTTTTCATTCAAGACGAGTCTTGACGGCGTGTCGCGACGCGAAGACGTGGACGACCGCACGTTATACACCCAGATGACCGGCAGCAACCCGACCATTACGCCTGCGTTGGGTCAGCGATTCGATATTTATCCGCAGATCACGGTGCCGTTTCGAACGAAGTATTTCAACTTTACGGCGACAGCCGCAGCTCGCGTTACCTATTATTCAAACTCGTTCGATGATATGAGACGGGTCATCGGCCGTGATGTTATCAGGAAGTATGGTCAGTTTGAGTTTGACGTCCGGCCTGTGGCGTTGGCAAGGAACTTTTACGGGAAGAACAAAGCGTTCCGTTTTCGCCATGTAATCGAACCGTTTCTGACTTATCGGTATGTTAAGGGCATCGATAATTTCAATAAGATCATCAGGTTTGACTATATTGACACCGCGACCGACACCAATGAAATAGAATACGGCGTGACCAACCGTTTTTATACTCGCAAATATGGCGAGGCCGTCACCGACGATGCCCGAAAGGCTTTGGCTGAGAAAAGTGTGGGCGAGCCGAACGCTCTTTCGGTGCAGCCATATGAGATATTCAGCCTGACGATCCGCGGAAAATACTTTTTTGACAAGACCTTTGGCGGGGCATTCAATCAAGGCAGGCGAAACCAGATCGAGCCTATAACCGCACTTAGTTTTTATTCTTTTGGGGGTGTTCCGAGACGATTTTCACCGCTCAGCATCGACGCGACCTATCGCCCGCAAAAGACCATTTTTGCAAGTACCCGAATCGACGTCGGCTTACAGGGCGACGGCGTAAGGGCGATCTCTGCGACACTCGGCTACGACCGCAAGCTGTTCAAATTATTTCAGACGTTCTATTACACGCGGGCTGTAACACTGATACCATCGCTTGCTCAATATGCAAACGTCGCTGGCAACGAACCCGGGACGCTCCGTGGAGCCCAATGGAGCCCGTCAATATTCATCGGAAGCCGTGACCGCGGCCCCTACGGCGGAGCATCACTCTTTTTCGATCTCGAAAACCGCCGTGCCGCCGGCCTAACGCCGCTCATCAGCTCGCTCTACACTGTCGGCTACGCCTACGATTGCTGCTCGCTCGCACTTCAATATTCAACCTTCAACATCGGCGTCCGCCAAGAAAATCGCCTGACATTCTCCTTTCGCCTAAACGGAATCGGCACCGTAGGCACCGAACAATTCGGCCAGGGATTAAGGTAG
- a CDS encoding sigma-54-dependent Fis family transcriptional regulator → MTKPNILVVEDEELMRTILRQLLTDAGYSVLTADSAETAIELFAQKEIAVTLTDIKMAGADGLQLLDQIKSLDAEAVVIVMTAYSSVDTAVSALRKGAYDYLTKPFVNEDLLQTVKNAATQRQLFHENRFLRREIKKKYNFAEIIGKSDAIQKVFELVNKVADTNASVLIQGESGTGKELIARSLHFSSGRTDGPFLAINCGALPESLLESELFGHVKGAFTGAVSESKGMFRSASGGTLFLDEIGEMSPVLQVKLLRALQEHEVTPVGSAIAKQFDARIIAATNKDLETEVSEGRFREDLYYRLNVLQITVPPLRDRREDIPLLVRHFVGKTSKSKDAVGISVSKEAISALSGYDWPGNVRELENAIERAVILCTSEITVDDLPQKIAAAAAGRFETRDPDGFRPTLEEMERRYVTETLTSVGEDKAKAAEILGIDLSTLYRKLKRYDEL, encoded by the coding sequence ATGACGAAGCCGAACATCCTCGTAGTCGAAGACGAAGAGCTGATGCGTACAATACTGCGACAGCTTTTGACCGACGCCGGTTATTCAGTGCTGACCGCGGACAGTGCTGAAACTGCCATTGAGTTATTTGCGCAGAAAGAGATCGCGGTTACGCTGACCGATATCAAAATGGCGGGCGCTGACGGATTGCAGCTGCTCGATCAGATCAAATCGCTCGATGCGGAGGCTGTCGTGATCGTCATGACGGCCTATTCGTCGGTCGATACGGCAGTCTCGGCACTGCGAAAAGGAGCTTATGACTATTTGACAAAGCCATTTGTCAACGAAGATCTGCTTCAGACCGTAAAGAATGCCGCGACTCAGCGGCAGCTATTTCACGAGAACCGATTCCTTCGCCGTGAGATCAAAAAGAAATATAACTTCGCTGAGATCATCGGCAAAAGCGACGCGATCCAAAAGGTTTTCGAATTGGTAAATAAGGTCGCCGATACAAATGCGAGCGTGTTGATCCAGGGCGAAAGCGGAACCGGAAAGGAGCTGATCGCTCGCTCGCTGCATTTCAGCAGCGGCCGAACTGATGGCCCCTTTCTCGCCATAAATTGCGGTGCCTTGCCTGAATCACTGCTCGAAAGCGAGTTGTTTGGGCACGTCAAAGGCGCGTTCACAGGCGCTGTCAGCGAAAGTAAAGGGATGTTTCGATCGGCATCGGGCGGAACGCTGTTTCTTGACGAGATCGGCGAGATGTCACCGGTCTTGCAGGTAAAGCTGCTGCGGGCTTTGCAGGAACACGAGGTAACGCCGGTCGGCTCCGCCATCGCGAAACAGTTCGACGCCCGAATTATCGCCGCGACCAATAAAGATCTCGAAACCGAGGTCTCCGAGGGACGGTTTCGCGAAGATTTGTATTATCGGCTAAATGTCCTGCAGATCACGGTGCCGCCGCTTCGCGATCGCCGCGAGGACATACCGTTGCTCGTCCGGCATTTTGTGGGCAAAACATCTAAGAGTAAGGATGCTGTCGGAATAAGCGTTTCAAAAGAGGCTATCTCGGCACTTTCCGGCTACGATTGGCCGGGCAACGTTCGCGAACTTGAGAATGCGATCGAACGAGCTGTAATACTCTGTACCAGTGAGATCACTGTCGATGATCTGCCTCAAAAGATCGCCGCAGCTGCAGCCGGAAGGTTTGAAACCCGAGATCCGGACGGCTTTCGGCCAACACTTGAGGAGATGGAACGCCGGTATGTCACCGAGACCCTTACGTCCGTCGGAGAAGACAAGGCAAAAGCTGCAGAGATATTGGGGATCGACCTGTCGACGCTTTACCGGAAATTGAAACGTTATGATGAGCTCTAA
- a CDS encoding methylmalonyl-CoA mutase family protein, producing the protein MNTTEAKSAASEAQAEVERWESETLSPVLARTPERKTSFEGISLEPVERLYSDADVEDISEVGFPGEFPYKRGIHPTGYRGKLWTMRQFAGFSSPEETNRRFKYLMAQGQTGLSVAYDLPALMGLDCDSPLSEGEVGKCGVAVSSLADFEVLFDGIPLDQVTVSQTINAPAPIFLAMYLVVAEKQKADFTKISGTLQNDILKEYIAQKEWIYPIKPAMKLVIDTFEYTTKHVPKYNPISVSGYHIREAGATALQELAFTLRDGVEYVQYGVDRGMDVDEFVPRISFFFNAHNDFFEEIAKYRAARVVWARTMKERFGAKNPRTMQMRFHTQTAGVSLTVQQPLNNIARVAIQALAGVLGGTQSLHTDSYDEALALPTDAAALIALRTQQIIAEETGVANTVDPLGGSWYVESLTQKMIDGCMDYFEKIDGFGGMVEAVEAGFPQREIQESAYQYQKAVERNEQVIVGVNKYAMDEGESTYKILQIDESVRDHQLLRMEHVKSVRDAGAVAIALEKLKTAANLNDNTMPSIIEAVAAYATVEEICVALRDVYGIYEEPAF; encoded by the coding sequence ATGAATACAACGGAAGCAAAATCAGCAGCAAGTGAAGCCCAGGCAGAGGTCGAACGCTGGGAAAGCGAGACACTTTCACCGGTTTTGGCACGCACGCCGGAACGTAAAACGTCGTTCGAAGGCATAAGTCTCGAACCGGTCGAACGGCTATACAGTGATGCAGATGTCGAGGACATTAGCGAGGTTGGATTCCCCGGCGAGTTTCCATATAAACGAGGCATTCATCCGACCGGCTACCGCGGCAAGCTGTGGACAATGCGACAGTTTGCGGGGTTTTCGTCTCCTGAGGAGACGAATCGGCGGTTCAAATATCTGATGGCTCAAGGCCAGACAGGTTTGAGCGTGGCGTACGATCTGCCGGCTTTGATGGGCCTCGATTGTGATTCCCCGCTAAGCGAAGGCGAGGTTGGGAAATGCGGCGTTGCCGTGTCTTCACTTGCTGATTTCGAGGTGTTGTTCGATGGCATTCCCCTCGATCAGGTGACGGTCTCGCAGACGATCAACGCTCCGGCACCGATCTTTCTCGCGATGTATCTGGTTGTCGCTGAGAAACAAAAGGCTGATTTCACAAAGATCTCGGGCACGCTGCAAAACGACATTCTCAAAGAATACATTGCTCAAAAGGAATGGATCTACCCGATCAAGCCGGCGATGAAGCTGGTCATTGACACCTTTGAATACACGACCAAACACGTACCGAAATACAATCCGATCTCGGTGAGCGGGTATCACATCCGCGAAGCCGGAGCGACGGCTTTGCAGGAACTGGCGTTCACGCTCCGTGACGGAGTCGAATATGTGCAGTATGGAGTCGATCGCGGGATGGATGTGGATGAGTTTGTGCCGCGTATCTCGTTCTTCTTCAACGCTCACAACGATTTCTTCGAAGAGATAGCCAAATACCGTGCTGCCCGCGTCGTTTGGGCTCGGACAATGAAAGAACGATTCGGAGCAAAGAATCCGCGGACAATGCAGATGCGTTTTCATACGCAGACGGCCGGAGTGTCGCTCACGGTCCAGCAACCGCTCAATAATATCGCCCGCGTCGCGATACAAGCACTTGCGGGAGTTCTTGGCGGTACGCAATCCCTGCACACTGATTCGTACGACGAAGCCCTTGCATTACCCACGGATGCCGCCGCTTTGATAGCACTGCGTACGCAGCAGATCATCGCCGAGGAAACCGGTGTCGCAAATACAGTCGACCCGCTCGGCGGCAGTTGGTATGTCGAGTCGTTGACACAAAAAATGATCGACGGATGCATGGACTATTTTGAAAAGATCGACGGTTTCGGCGGCATGGTCGAGGCCGTCGAGGCCGGATTTCCGCAACGGGAGATCCAAGAGTCAGCCTATCAATACCAAAAAGCGGTCGAACGCAACGAACAGGTCATCGTAGGCGTCAACAAATACGCCATGGACGAAGGCGAATCGACCTATAAGATACTCCAGATCGACGAAAGCGTCCGCGACCACCAGCTTCTCCGAATGGAACACGTCAAATCCGTCCGCGACGCGGGTGCCGTTGCCATTGCCCTAGAAAAACTAAAAACGGCTGCAAATTTGAACGACAACACAATGCCGTCGATCATCGAGGCCGTCGCCGCATACGCTACGGTCGAAGAGATCTGTGTAGCCTTGCGGGATGTGTATGGAATTTATGAAGAACCGGCGTTTTAG
- a CDS encoding four helix bundle protein, producing MAIQDFKNLKVWQKAHELALLTYQITEDFPKE from the coding sequence ATCGCTATACAAGATTTCAAGAATCTCAAAGTCTGGCAGAAAGCGCATGAATTAGCTCTTTTAACTTATCAAATCACGGAAGATTTC